A stretch of Mycobacterium sp. ITM-2016-00316 DNA encodes these proteins:
- a CDS encoding GAF domain-containing sensor histidine kinase, with amino-acid sequence MHLQLDELQGASDQTEKLLHVIMGISSDLDLDATLDRITHAAITLTGARYGALGVRDGGGALTSFLHQGIDPALVERIGPLPVGKGVLGVPLQDAPALRLDDLADHPAAAGFPPHHPPMHAFLGVPITIRGEVYGSLYVTHDRPGPTFSESDEVSVRVLASAAAVAIDNARLFERVRAAATWMQASREISTALLSGGPGSENPLRLIAERARDLTDAEQAIVLVPETGDSDDDARTLIVSTAVGLHAEKVVGQRVPIDSSTSGSVFRSKMPVITESFLHPIQSFTDVGQRPAIVMPLTLEDAVIGVLAIARHQDDAPFDPSYLDLVRDFARHAAIALTLASSRARERELLVLADRERIAHDLHDHVIQRLFAAGLDVQGTIARSRSPEVNDRLARTVDELQSTIETIRSTIFKLESPVAKNADLRVRLQALISELAGDSGIATSVRVAGPLGGVAAAVCEHAEAVASEAISNAVRHAHASHINVTVMVDDDFTVEIADDGDGIPEDNVRHSGLANMRWRAEHLGGTCTIVTAPGSGTTVRWTVPVLLD; translated from the coding sequence ATACACCTGCAGCTCGATGAGCTGCAAGGCGCCTCCGATCAGACCGAGAAGCTGTTGCACGTCATCATGGGCATCAGCTCCGACCTGGATCTGGACGCCACCCTCGATCGGATCACCCACGCGGCGATCACGCTGACCGGTGCGCGGTACGGCGCGCTGGGGGTGCGGGACGGCGGCGGCGCACTCACGTCCTTCCTGCACCAGGGCATCGACCCCGCACTCGTCGAACGTATCGGGCCGCTACCGGTCGGCAAGGGTGTACTCGGCGTTCCGCTGCAGGACGCCCCGGCGCTGCGCCTCGATGATCTCGCCGACCACCCGGCGGCGGCCGGTTTCCCGCCGCATCATCCCCCGATGCACGCCTTCCTGGGGGTTCCGATCACCATCCGCGGCGAGGTGTACGGGAGCCTGTACGTCACCCACGACCGGCCGGGCCCCACGTTTTCGGAGAGCGACGAAGTGTCCGTGCGGGTGCTGGCGTCCGCGGCCGCGGTCGCCATCGACAACGCACGCCTGTTCGAGCGGGTGCGGGCGGCCGCCACCTGGATGCAGGCAAGCCGCGAGATCAGCACGGCCCTCCTCTCAGGGGGCCCGGGGTCGGAGAACCCGCTGCGCCTGATCGCCGAACGCGCCCGCGACCTGACCGACGCCGAGCAGGCGATCGTCCTGGTGCCCGAGACCGGCGATTCCGACGACGACGCCCGGACCTTGATCGTGTCCACAGCGGTGGGGTTGCACGCCGAGAAGGTCGTCGGACAACGTGTCCCCATCGATTCGTCGACCAGCGGCAGCGTGTTCCGGTCCAAGATGCCGGTCATCACCGAGTCGTTCCTGCACCCGATCCAGTCCTTCACCGATGTCGGTCAGCGGCCGGCGATCGTCATGCCGCTGACCCTCGAGGACGCCGTGATCGGCGTCCTCGCCATCGCTCGCCACCAGGATGACGCACCGTTCGACCCGTCCTATCTGGACCTCGTCCGCGACTTCGCACGGCATGCCGCAATCGCACTGACCCTGGCATCGTCGCGGGCACGCGAACGTGAATTGCTGGTGCTCGCCGACCGGGAGCGCATCGCGCACGACCTGCACGACCACGTCATCCAGCGGTTGTTCGCCGCGGGTTTGGACGTTCAGGGCACCATCGCGCGGTCGAGGTCGCCGGAGGTCAACGATCGCCTGGCCCGTACGGTCGACGAACTGCAGAGCACCATCGAGACCATCAGGTCCACCATCTTCAAATTGGAGTCGCCCGTCGCGAAGAACGCTGATCTTCGGGTCCGGTTGCAAGCGTTGATCTCCGAACTGGCGGGTGACAGCGGTATCGCCACCTCGGTGCGGGTGGCCGGTCCGTTGGGCGGCGTCGCCGCCGCGGTGTGCGAACACGCCGAGGCGGTGGCCAGTGAGGCCATCAGCAATGCGGTGCGTCATGCTCATGCCTCGCATATCAACGTCACCGTCATGGTGGACGACGATTTCACCGTGGAGATCGCCGACGACGGCGACGGCATACCCGAAGACAACGTGCGCCACAGCGGTCTTGCCAATATGCGTTGGCGGGCAGAACATCTCGGCGGGACGTGCACCATCGTCACCGCGCCCGGATCCGGCACCACGGTGCGCTGGACCGTACCGGTACTGCTGGACTGA
- a CDS encoding cation:proton antiporter → MDVHPFPILAAVLALATVAGLVVARLHQPLLVAFLAVGVAVGPVGTGWVSADGTIELLADFGIALLLFLVGLRLDVQMIRSTGPVAVITGLSQVVITAVLGYLAALAFGMDGLTALYIAMALTFSSTIIIVKLLSDKRELDQLHGRIAVGLLIVQDLVVVVVMIVLTAFGQDTGGGLGHGVVDVLLKGAGLLGAAWLLMRYVLPWLLPHIARMADLLVLFGVAYAASMAALSEWLGFSSEVGAFLAGVSLASTPFRDALGARLASLRDFLLLFFFLELGSRLEFTDVAGQILPAVVFAALVLIGKPLIVIAVMSLMRYPLRVSVLAGLPLGQISEFSWILAALGLSLGHITNATVSLITLVGLITIAVSTYLITYSEQIYDRVKSGLARLERRRPRDPKTVVADDCDVILYGLGRFGGHLAHRLSEAGHRVLAVDFDPHQIKTHSGDEFAVVFGSAEDEQLLEALPLAQAKYVISAIPIVTINLTLLHALRHHGFGGTIALTAHTHHDAERLRAAGVHTVLEPFSTAARATSDTLHELLTDGGDATGDDGKSGGHSDR, encoded by the coding sequence ATGGATGTGCACCCCTTCCCCATCCTCGCCGCAGTGCTGGCGCTGGCCACCGTCGCCGGGCTTGTCGTCGCCCGCCTGCACCAACCTCTGCTCGTCGCGTTCCTGGCGGTCGGCGTCGCCGTCGGTCCGGTGGGCACCGGATGGGTATCGGCCGACGGCACGATAGAACTGTTGGCCGACTTCGGGATCGCACTGTTGCTGTTCCTCGTCGGGCTCCGACTCGACGTGCAGATGATTCGGAGCACCGGCCCCGTGGCGGTGATCACGGGGCTGAGCCAGGTGGTGATCACCGCGGTGCTCGGTTACCTCGCGGCGTTGGCATTCGGAATGGACGGCCTCACCGCGCTCTACATCGCCATGGCACTGACCTTCTCGTCGACGATCATCATCGTGAAGTTGTTGTCGGACAAGCGCGAACTCGACCAACTACACGGGCGCATCGCGGTCGGCCTGCTCATCGTGCAGGACCTCGTGGTGGTGGTCGTGATGATCGTGCTGACCGCTTTCGGGCAGGACACCGGTGGCGGGCTCGGCCACGGCGTGGTGGATGTGCTCCTCAAAGGGGCGGGGCTGCTGGGCGCGGCGTGGCTGTTGATGCGCTATGTGCTGCCCTGGCTTTTGCCGCACATCGCGAGAATGGCGGACCTGCTGGTGTTGTTCGGCGTCGCGTATGCGGCGTCGATGGCCGCGCTGAGCGAATGGCTGGGATTCAGCTCCGAAGTGGGCGCCTTTCTCGCCGGAGTCTCGTTGGCGAGCACGCCGTTCCGGGACGCCCTCGGCGCCCGGCTGGCCAGCCTGCGTGACTTCCTGCTGCTGTTCTTCTTCCTCGAACTGGGCTCCCGACTCGAATTCACCGATGTCGCAGGACAGATCCTCCCGGCAGTGGTGTTCGCCGCGCTGGTGCTGATCGGAAAGCCGTTGATCGTGATCGCGGTGATGTCGCTGATGCGTTATCCGTTGCGCGTCAGCGTCCTTGCCGGACTACCGCTGGGGCAGATATCGGAGTTCTCCTGGATCCTGGCCGCTTTGGGGCTCAGCCTCGGTCACATCACCAACGCCACGGTCAGTCTCATCACCCTGGTGGGACTCATCACGATCGCCGTGTCGACGTACCTGATCACCTATTCCGAACAGATCTACGACCGCGTCAAGAGCGGTTTGGCTCGCCTGGAGCGGCGACGGCCCCGCGATCCGAAAACCGTTGTCGCCGATGATTGTGACGTGATCCTCTACGGCCTGGGCCGGTTCGGCGGACACCTGGCCCACCGGCTGAGCGAGGCCGGCCACCGGGTCCTTGCGGTGGACTTCGATCCACACCAGATCAAGACGCATTCCGGTGACGAGTTCGCCGTGGTGTTCGGCAGTGCCGAGGACGAGCAGCTGCTCGAGGCGCTGCCGCTGGCGCAGGCGAAGTACGTCATCAGCGCCATTCCGATAGTGACGATCAACCTGACGCTCTTACACGCCCTGCGCCACCACGGATTCGGCGGCACCATCGCGCTCACCGCACACACCCACCACGATGCCGAGCGCCTGCGCGCCGCCGGGGTCCACACCGTGCTCGAGCCGTTTTCCACGGCCGCGCGCGCGACGTCGGACACGCTGCACGAACTGCTCACCGACGGCGGCGACGCGACGGGTGATGACGGGAAGTCCGGCGGTCACAGTGACAGATAG
- a CDS encoding YidH family protein, with amino-acid sequence MSTGHDHSPDHGGEAEPDYRFTLANERTFLAWIRTALALIAGGIAVVQFVPSFGIPGVRHGLSVVLTAGGGLLAALAVRRWQRVQTAMRRDEDLPPTLVPVLLGGAIFVVTVAVLVILVVWPPARG; translated from the coding sequence ATGTCAACCGGTCACGATCACTCGCCGGATCACGGTGGCGAGGCCGAACCGGACTACCGCTTCACGCTGGCGAACGAGCGCACCTTTCTGGCCTGGATCCGCACGGCGCTGGCGCTGATCGCCGGCGGTATCGCCGTGGTGCAGTTCGTGCCGTCCTTCGGTATCCCCGGTGTGCGGCACGGTCTGAGCGTGGTGCTCACCGCCGGCGGTGGGCTGCTGGCGGCACTGGCGGTGCGGCGCTGGCAACGCGTACAGACGGCGATGCGCCGTGACGAGGACCTGCCGCCCACGCTGGTGCCGGTGCTGCTCGGCGGCGCGATCTTCGTGGTCACCGTCGCGGTCCTGGTGATCCTGGTCGTCTGGCCGCCGGCCCGGGGGTGA
- a CDS encoding DUF202 domain-containing protein → MARREPWKPGLPAERTLLSWERSAFGFLVGGALVMLRQHGPLGPGRTALALTATALALLVLALGYRRSRQIRAADGAVMPAPRTEILLIGGATVAFAAAVVIALLVSAVFG, encoded by the coding sequence ATGGCACGCCGAGAGCCGTGGAAACCCGGACTGCCCGCCGAGCGCACGTTGTTATCATGGGAGAGAAGCGCATTCGGATTCCTGGTCGGTGGCGCGCTGGTGATGTTGCGCCAACACGGCCCGCTCGGGCCGGGCCGGACAGCGCTGGCGCTGACGGCGACGGCGCTCGCCTTGCTCGTCCTGGCGCTCGGTTATCGGCGGTCGCGGCAGATCCGAGCCGCGGACGGCGCGGTCATGCCCGCTCCACGTACCGAGATCCTGCTGATCGGCGGCGCCACCGTCGCGTTCGCGGCGGCTGTTGTCATCGCGCTGCTCGTCTCGGCGGTGTTCGGTTAG
- a CDS encoding MBL fold metallo-hydrolase translates to MDVAIIETTGLGDRSYLISIDDIAVVIDPQRDIDRVLDLARERGVRITHVLETHIHNDYVTGGLELSRTVDAEYVVPAGDEVGYQRRAVGDGDVIDVGPIRLRVMHTPGHTHHHVSYVLHDAADAVLGVFTGGSMLHGTTGRTDLLGSEHTEELSHAQFHSVRRLAAELPQNAQVYPTHGFGSFCSATPASGDASTIADQRQDNPALTQDEQSYVDELIAGLSAYPAYYAHMGVINARGPAPVDLSLPLPVDPAELRRRIDAGEWVVDLRNRTAFAAGHLDGSVGFELSDSFVTYLGWLYSWGSPLTLIGDSESQIADARRELARIGVDNLTGSAVGEVHTLTGDTPLRSYRVADFADLAEALGTRRPAVLDVRQSGEFDDGHIPGALNIPLHEISRRIDEVPGGDVWVHCASGYRSSIAASLIDRADRAVVLIDDDFDTAEKLGLVR, encoded by the coding sequence ATCGACGTGGCCATCATCGAAACCACCGGACTGGGTGACCGCAGCTACCTGATCAGCATCGACGACATCGCCGTGGTGATCGATCCGCAACGCGATATCGACCGGGTGCTGGACCTGGCCCGTGAGCGGGGGGTGCGGATCACCCATGTGCTCGAGACACACATCCACAACGACTACGTCACCGGCGGTCTGGAGCTCTCCCGCACCGTCGATGCCGAATACGTGGTGCCCGCCGGTGACGAGGTCGGCTACCAGCGCCGCGCTGTCGGCGATGGCGACGTGATCGATGTCGGGCCGATCCGGCTGCGGGTCATGCACACCCCCGGCCATACCCACCACCACGTCAGCTACGTGCTGCACGACGCCGCCGACGCGGTGCTCGGCGTGTTCACCGGCGGGTCGATGCTGCACGGCACGACCGGCCGTACCGACCTGCTGGGCTCCGAGCACACCGAAGAGCTCAGCCACGCGCAGTTCCACTCGGTGCGCCGGCTTGCGGCCGAACTGCCCCAGAATGCCCAGGTCTACCCGACACACGGCTTCGGCAGCTTCTGCTCGGCGACCCCGGCCAGCGGCGACGCATCAACCATTGCCGATCAGCGCCAGGACAATCCGGCACTGACCCAGGACGAGCAGAGTTATGTCGACGAGCTGATCGCCGGCCTGTCGGCCTACCCCGCCTACTACGCACACATGGGCGTCATCAACGCCCGGGGTCCGGCGCCGGTGGACCTGTCGCTTCCACTGCCGGTGGACCCCGCCGAACTGCGTCGGCGCATCGACGCCGGCGAGTGGGTGGTGGACCTGCGCAACCGCACCGCCTTCGCCGCCGGGCACCTCGACGGCTCGGTCGGGTTCGAGCTCTCGGATTCCTTCGTCACCTACCTGGGCTGGCTCTACTCCTGGGGGTCTCCGCTGACCCTCATCGGCGACAGCGAGTCCCAGATCGCCGATGCCCGGCGCGAACTGGCGCGCATCGGCGTCGACAACCTCACCGGGTCGGCCGTGGGCGAGGTACACACGCTGACCGGGGATACACCGCTACGGTCCTACCGGGTCGCGGATTTCGCCGACCTGGCCGAGGCGCTCGGCACGCGACGGCCCGCCGTGCTCGATGTCCGGCAGAGCGGTGAGTTCGACGACGGCCATATTCCGGGCGCGCTCAACATCCCGCTGCACGAAATCAGCAGGCGCATCGATGAAGTGCCCGGCGGCGACGTGTGGGTGCACTGCGCCTCCGGCTACCGCTCCTCCATCGCCGCCTCGTTGATCGACCGCGCCGACCGCGCCGTGGTCCTCATCGACGACGATTTCGACACCGCCGAGAAGCTGGGCCTCGTCCGCTAA
- a CDS encoding DUF302 domain-containing protein codes for MGYALSTTLHTTFEDAVERTRKALAQQGFGILTEIDMKATLKAKLGEDIEDYLILGACNPPLAHRAVIADRQIGLLLPCNVAVRADTTAGADTVIVDAMDPQVMVALSDQPGVREVADEAAAKLRAALDTLDGGSR; via the coding sequence ATGGGTTACGCACTGTCGACGACGCTGCACACCACATTCGAGGATGCGGTGGAGCGGACTCGAAAGGCCTTGGCCCAACAAGGTTTCGGCATACTGACCGAGATCGACATGAAGGCCACGCTGAAAGCCAAGCTGGGCGAGGACATCGAGGACTACCTGATCCTCGGTGCCTGCAACCCCCCGTTGGCACACCGGGCGGTGATCGCAGACCGGCAGATCGGCCTGCTGCTGCCCTGCAACGTCGCGGTGCGTGCCGATACCACCGCCGGTGCCGACACGGTGATCGTCGACGCGATGGATCCGCAGGTGATGGTTGCGCTCTCCGATCAGCCCGGGGTACGCGAGGTCGCCGACGAGGCCGCCGCCAAACTGCGGGCCGCCCTCGACACCCTGGACGGGGGAAGCCGATGA
- a CDS encoding metal-sensitive transcriptional regulator — MVGDEDAIAAVLNRLRRAQGQLAGVISMIEQGRECKDVVTQLAAVSRALDRAGFKIVATGMRECLTGEAQDGKQPMTEAELEKLFMALA; from the coding sequence ATGGTCGGTGACGAAGACGCAATCGCCGCAGTGCTCAACAGGCTGCGCAGGGCACAGGGGCAACTCGCCGGAGTGATCTCGATGATCGAACAGGGCCGCGAATGCAAGGACGTGGTGACCCAGCTTGCCGCGGTGTCACGCGCCCTGGACAGGGCCGGCTTCAAGATCGTCGCCACCGGGATGCGGGAATGCCTGACCGGTGAGGCTCAGGACGGCAAGCAGCCGATGACCGAAGCCGAACTGGAGAAATTGTTCATGGCACTCGCCTGA